In one Populus nigra chromosome 12, ddPopNigr1.1, whole genome shotgun sequence genomic region, the following are encoded:
- the LOC133669265 gene encoding ADP-ribosylation factor isoform X1, translating into MGLSFTKLFSRLFAKKEMRILMVGLDAAGKTTILYKLKLGEIVTTIPTIGFNVETVEYKNISFTVWDVGGQDKIRPLWRHYFQNTQGLIFVVDSNDRDRVVEARDELHRMLNEDELRDAVLLVFANKQDLPNAMNAAEITDKLGLHSLRQRHWYIQSTCATSGEGLYEGLDWLSNNIASKVGS; encoded by the exons ATGGGGCTTTCATTCACTAAGCTTTTTAGCCGTCTTTTTGCCAAGAAAGAAATGAGAATTCTCATGGTGGGTCTTGATGCTGCTGGTAAGACTACCATCTTGTACAAGCTCAAGCTTGGAGAGATTGTCACCACTATTCCTACAATTG GGTTTAATGTGGAGACTGTAGAATACAAGAACATAAGCTTCACTGTCTGGGATGTTGGTGGCCAGGACAAG ATCCGACCATTGTGGAGGCATTATTTCCAAAACACTCAAGGGCTCATCTTTGTGGTTGATAGCAATGATCGTGACCGTGTGGTTGAAGCTAGGGATGAGCTGCACCGGATGTTGAATGAG GATGAATTGAGGGATGCTGTGCTACTTGTGTTTGCAAACAAGCAAGATCTTCCAAATGCTATGAATGCTGCTGAAATTACAGATAAGCTTGGTCTTCATTCACTCCGTCAACGCCACTG GTATATCCAGAGCACCTGTGCCACTTCTGGTGAAGGTCTCTATGAGGGACTAGACTGGCTCTCCAACAACATTGCTAGCAAGGTAGGGTCCTAA
- the LOC133669266 gene encoding ADP-ribosylation factor isoform X2, translating to MGLSFTKLFSRLFAKKEMRILMVGLDAAGKTTILYKLKLGEIVTTIPTIGFNVETVEYKNISFTVWDVGGQDKIRPLWRHYFQNTQGLIFVVDSNDRDRVVEARDELHRMLNEDELRDAVLLVFANKQDLPNAMNAAEITDKLGLHSLRQRHWYIQSTCATSGEGLYEGLDWLSNNIASKA from the exons ATGGGGCTCTCATTCACCAAACTTTTTAGCCGTCTGTTTGCCAAGAAAGAAATGCGAATTCTGATGGTGGGTCTTGACGCTGCTGGTAAGACCACCATCTTGTACAAGCTCAAGCTCGGAGAGATTGTCACCACCATTCCAACAATTG GGTTTAACGTGGAGACTGTGGAATACAAGAACATAAGCTTCACTGTCTGGGATGTAGGTGGTCAGGACAAG ATCCGACCATTGTGGAGGCATTATTTCCAAAACACTCAAGGGCTCATCTTTGTGGTTGATAGCAATGATCGTGACCGTGTGGTTGAAGCTAGGGATGAGCTGCACCGGATGTTGAATGAG GATGAATTGAGGGATGCTGTGCTACTTGTGTTTGCAAACAAGCAAGATCTTCCAAATGCTATGAATGCTGCTGAAATTACAGATAAGCTTGGTCTTCATTCACTCCGTCAACGCCACTG GTATATCCAGAGCACCTGTGCCACTTCTGGTGAAGGTCTCTACGAGGGACTAGACTGGCTCTCCAACAACATTGCTAGCAAG GCTTAA
- the LOC133669265 gene encoding ADP-ribosylation factor isoform X2 — protein MGLSFTKLFSRLFAKKEMRILMVGLDAAGKTTILYKLKLGEIVTTIPTIGFNVETVEYKNISFTVWDVGGQDKIRPLWRHYFQNTQGLIFVVDSNDRDRVVEARDELHRMLNEDELRDAVLLVFANKQDLPNAMNAAEITDKLGLHSLRQRHWYIQSTCATSGEGLYEGLDWLSNNIASKA, from the exons ATGGGGCTTTCATTCACTAAGCTTTTTAGCCGTCTTTTTGCCAAGAAAGAAATGAGAATTCTCATGGTGGGTCTTGATGCTGCTGGTAAGACTACCATCTTGTACAAGCTCAAGCTTGGAGAGATTGTCACCACTATTCCTACAATTG GGTTTAATGTGGAGACTGTAGAATACAAGAACATAAGCTTCACTGTCTGGGATGTTGGTGGCCAGGACAAG ATCCGACCATTGTGGAGGCATTATTTCCAAAACACTCAAGGGCTCATCTTTGTGGTTGATAGCAATGATCGTGACCGTGTGGTTGAAGCTAGGGATGAGCTGCACCGGATGTTGAATGAG GATGAATTGAGGGATGCTGTGCTACTTGTGTTTGCAAACAAGCAAGATCTTCCAAATGCTATGAATGCTGCTGAAATTACAGATAAGCTTGGTCTTCATTCACTCCGTCAACGCCACTG GTATATCCAGAGCACCTGTGCCACTTCTGGTGAAGGTCTCTATGAGGGACTAGACTGGCTCTCCAACAACATTGCTAGCAAG GCTTAA
- the LOC133669548 gene encoding galactinol synthase 2-like, with protein sequence MAPHITTALANSTNSLVKQASLSSCAYVTFLAGDGDYWKGVVGLAKGLRKAKSKYPLVVAILPDVPEEHRMILVSQGCIVREIEPVHPPENQTRFAMPYYVINYSKLRIWEFVEYSKMIYLDGDIQVFDNIDHLFDMPDGYFYAVMDCFCEKTWSNSPQYKIGYCQQCPDKVQWPAEMGPKPPLYFNAGMFVYEPNLSTYHDLLETVKVTSPTLFAEQDFLNMFFRDVYKPIPSDYNLVLAMLWRHPENINLDRVKVVHYCAAGSKPWRFTGKEENMDREDIKMVVNKWWDIYQDESLDYKNTVAAAAAASAGAELHPFLAALSEAGVVHYVTAPSAA encoded by the exons ATGGCTCCTCATATTACAACTGCCCTTGCTAACAGCACCAACTCTCTAGTCAAGCAAGCTAGCTTGTCGAGCTGTGCATATGTTACCTTTTTGGCTGGTGATGGTGACTACTGGAAGGGTGTTGTGGGGTTAGCCAAGGGGCTGAGGAAGGCCAAGAGCAAGTATCCTTTAGTGGTGGCTATCTTGCCTGATGTTCCTGAGGAGCATCGGATGATACTTGTCTCTCAAGGGTGTATAGTGAGGGAGATCGAGCCTGTTCATCCACCGGAGAACCAGACTCGGTTTGCTATGCCTTATTATGTCATCAACTACTCCAAACTTCGTATCTGGGAG TTTGTTGAGTATAGCAAGATGATATATTTGGACGGGGACATCCAGGTATTTGACAACATAGACCACCTGTTCGACATGCCTGATGGTTACTTCTATGCTGTGATGGACTGTTTCTGTGAGAAAACATGGAGCAACAGCCCTCAGTACAAGATTGGTTACTGCCAGCAGTGTCCTGATAAGGTCCAGTGGCCTGCTGAGATGGGTCCTAAGCCCCCTCTGTACTTCAATGCTGGCATGTTTGTTTATGAGCCCAACTTGTCCACTTATCATGATCTGTTGGAGACCGTCAAAGTCACCTCCCCCACCCTCTTTGCTGAGCAG GACTTCTTGAACATGTTTTTCAGGGATGTTTACAAGCCAATTCCTTCAGATTACAACCTTGTACTGGCCATGTTATGGCGCCATCCGGAGAACATTAACCTTGACAGAGTGAAAGTTGTCCACTATTGCGCTGCT GGGTCTAAGCCATGGAGGTTCACAGGAAAAGAAGAGAACATGGACAGAGAAGACATCAAGATGGTGGTCAACAAATGGTGGGACATTTACCAGGACGAATCATTGGACTACAAGAAtactgttgctgctgctgctgctgcttctgctGGAGCTGAACTGCATCCATTCTTGGCGGCTCTCTCTGAGGCTGGTGTTGTCCACTATGTTACCGCCCCATCCGCCGCTTAG
- the LOC133669266 gene encoding ADP-ribosylation factor isoform X1, protein MGLSFTKLFSRLFAKKEMRILMVGLDAAGKTTILYKLKLGEIVTTIPTIGFNVETVEYKNISFTVWDVGGQDKIRPLWRHYFQNTQGLIFVVDSNDRDRVVEARDELHRMLNEDELRDAVLLVFANKQDLPNAMNAAEITDKLGLHSLRQRHWYIQSTCATSGEGLYEGLDWLSNNIASKVRS, encoded by the exons ATGGGGCTCTCATTCACCAAACTTTTTAGCCGTCTGTTTGCCAAGAAAGAAATGCGAATTCTGATGGTGGGTCTTGACGCTGCTGGTAAGACCACCATCTTGTACAAGCTCAAGCTCGGAGAGATTGTCACCACCATTCCAACAATTG GGTTTAACGTGGAGACTGTGGAATACAAGAACATAAGCTTCACTGTCTGGGATGTAGGTGGTCAGGACAAG ATCCGACCATTGTGGAGGCATTATTTCCAAAACACTCAAGGGCTCATCTTTGTGGTTGATAGCAATGATCGTGACCGTGTGGTTGAAGCTAGGGATGAGCTGCACCGGATGTTGAATGAG GATGAATTGAGGGATGCTGTGCTACTTGTGTTTGCAAACAAGCAAGATCTTCCAAATGCTATGAATGCTGCTGAAATTACAGATAAGCTTGGTCTTCATTCACTCCGTCAACGCCACTG GTATATCCAGAGCACCTGTGCCACTTCTGGTGAAGGTCTCTACGAGGGACTAGACTGGCTCTCCAACAACATTGCTAGCAAGGTAAGGTCCTAA
- the LOC133670142 gene encoding galactinol synthase 2-like, with product MAPDITTALANNATTLVKQASISSCAYVTFLAGDGDYWKGVVGLAKGLRKAESKYPLVVAILPDVPEEHRKILVSQGCIVREIEPVHPPENQTEFAMAYYVINYSKLRIWEFVEYSKMIYLDGDIQVFDNIDHLFDMPDGFFYAVMDCFCEKTWSNSPQYKIGYCQQCPDKVQWPAEMGPKPPLYFNAGMFVYEPNLSTYHDLLETLKITSPTLFAEQDFLNMFFRDVYKPIPSDYNLVLAMLWRHPENINLDKVKVVHYCAAGSKPWRYTGKEENMDREDIKMLVQKWWDIYNDESLDHNNTVVASSGSELQPILEALYEAGVDFHFTAPSAA from the exons ATGGCTCCTGATATCACTACTGCTCTCGCTAACAACGCCACCACTCTTGTGAAGCAGGCTAGCATATCAAGTTGTGCTTATGTTACATTTTTGGCTGGTGATGGAGACTACTGGAAGGGTGTTGTGGGGTTAGCCAAGGGGCTAAGGAAGGCCGAAAGTAAGTATCCGCTTGTGGTGGCTATCTTGCCTGATGTTCCCGAGGAGCATcgcaagattcttgtttcacaAGGGTGCATAGTGAGGGAGATTGAGCCTGTTCATCCACCGGAGAACCAGACTGAGTTTGCTATGGCTTATTATGTCATCAACTACTCCAAACTTCGTATCTGGGAG TTTGTGGAGTATAGCAAGATGATATATTTGGACGGGGACATCCAGGTTTTTGACAACATAGACCACCTGTTCGACATGCCTGATGGTTTCTTCTATGCTGTGATGGACTGTTTCTGTGAGAAAACATGGAGCAACAGCCCTCAGTACAAGATTGGTTACTGCCAGCAGTGTCCCGATAAGGTCCAGTGGCCTGCTGAGATGGGTCCTAAGCCCCCTCTCTACTTCAATGCTGGCATGTTTGTTTATGAGCCCAATCTGTCCACATATCATGATCTCTTGGAGACCCTCAAAATCACCTCTCCCACCCTCTTTGCTGAGCAG GACTTCCTAAACATGTTTTTCAGGGATGTTTACAAGCCAATTCCTTCGGATTACAACCTTGTACTGGCTATGTTATGGCGCCATCCCGAGAACATTAACCTTGACAAAGTGAAAGTTGTCCACTATTGTGCTGCT GGGTCTAAGCCGTGGAGGTACacaggaaaagaagaaaacatggaCAGGGAAGACATCAAGATGCTGGTCCAGAAATGGTGGGACATTTACAATGACGAGTCCTTGGATCACAACAACACCGTGGTTGCTTCTTCTGGATCTGAACTGCAACCAATCTTGGAGGCTCTATATGAGGCTGGTGTTGATTTCCACTTCACCGCCCCATCCGCTGCTTAA
- the LOC133670143 gene encoding probable xyloglucan endotransglucosylase/hydrolase protein 23 gives MHNTHLLTSKQLAKLHFIVSMAFLLASSSVPMLLMFLVSFTVSSLMGSSLGNFYQNFDITWGDGRAKILNNGELLTLNLDKASGSGFQSKNEYLFGKIDMQLKLVPGNSAGTVTAYYLSSKGSTWDEIDFEFLGNLSGDPYILHTNVFSQGKGNREQQFYLWFDPTTDFHTYSILWNPQRIIFSVDGTPIREFKNMESRGVPFPKNQPMRIYSSLWNADDWATRGGLVKTDWSKAPFTASYKNFNAKDACVWSNGASSCGTNSSAATASSATNAWLSEELGSTSQERLEWVKKNYMIYNYCTDAKRFPQGLPPECNTS, from the exons ATGCACAATACACATCTCCTCACTTCCAAACAACTTGCTAAACTGCATTTCATTGTATCCATGGCTTTTCTGCTTGCTTCTTCAAGTGTTCCGATGTTATTGATGTTCTTGGTCTCTTTTACAGTCAGTTCTTTGATGGGGTCATCTCTTGGTAACTTCTACCAAAACTTTGATATTACATGGGGAGATGGCCGTGCTAAGATACTCAACAATGGTGAGCTTCTTACTCTCAATCTTGACAAAGCTTCTGGCTCAGGGTTCCAATCCAAGAACGAGTATTTATTTGGAAAGATTGATATGCAACTCAAGCTTGTCCCTGGCAACTCTGCTGGCACTGTAACTGCCTATTAT TTATCATCAAAAGGGTCAACATGGGATGAGATAGACTTCGAGTTCTTGGGGAACTTGAGTGGCGATCCTTACATTCTCCATACCAATGTGTTTAGCCAAGGCAAAGGCAACAGGGAGCAACAATTTTACCTCTGGTTTGATCCAACTACTGATTTCCACACCTACTCCATCCTTTGGAACCCACAAAGAATCAT TTTCTCTGTAGATGGCACCCCTATTAGAGAATTCAAGAACATGGAATCAAGAGGTGTTCCATTCCCAAAGAATCAGCCAATGAGAATTTACTCTAGTTTATGGAATGCAGATGACTGGGCTACAAGAGGTGGCTTAGTGAAGACTGATTGGTCAAAAGCTCCTTTCACTGCCTCCTATAAGAACTTCAATGCTAAGGATGCTTGCGTCTGGTCCAATGGTGCATCTTCTTGTGGTACAAATTCCTCCGCTGCTACAGCCTCCTCCGCCACCAACGCTTGGCTTTCAGAAGAGCTTGGTTCAACAAGTCAAGAGAGGCTAGAATGGGTCAAAAAAAACTACATGATATACAATTACTGCACAGACGCTAAGAGGTTTCCTCAAGGACTTCCGCCAGAATGCAACACTTCTTAA
- the LOC133669843 gene encoding uncharacterized protein LOC133669843 produces MLIATSGTGSMFMNCMVPEKPTVISMKLADNKETLSSANVHLSTFVQISERIQEISHSDSKSAITFVASVAILVVASVIIFPSDGVTEDILAAICSQTQNQETCEAILESDPRTTSADLPLLSLISLELLSKQADKNHNSFVQFRDNSTDPDLKRSLGNCVTDYNDMRGKIKLAHQLSHKRQYKRIHELGQLIKLAYNCKNGLPSNSPTSGITETMLLTSQTAVYVNQFLITYFSQQPLNLVWLEPVQGSSWKNYPSTILIGKVSSFC; encoded by the exons ATGCTAATTGCTACAAGTGGAACGGGATCTATGTTTATGAACTGCATGGTTCCTGAAAAGCCTACTGTTATTTCTATGAAATTAGCTGATAACAAGGAAACGCTGTCTTCTGCAAATGTTCATCTATCAACATTCGTCCAGATTTCC GAAAGAATACAAGAGATTAGTCACAGTGACTCAAAGAGTGCCATTACATTTGTAGCTTCTGTTGCTATTCTCGTGGTAGCCTCTGTAATCATCTTCCCCTCTGATGGAGTCACTGAAGATATTCTGGCTGCCATTTGCTCCCaaactcaaaatcaagaaacttgTGAGGCCATTTTAGAGAGTGATCCGCGTACCACCTCAGCTGACCTCCCTCTACTGTCTCTAATATCTCTCGAGCTTTTATCGAAACAAGCTGATAAAAATCACAACAGTTTCGTTCAGTTTCGTGATAATTCTACCGATCCGGATCTGAAAAGGTCCCTTGGCAATTGTGTGACAGATTATAATGATATGCGGGGCAAGATCAAGCTGGCTCACCAGTTGTCCCATAAGAGACAGTACAAAAGAATTCATGAATTAGGCCAGCTGATAAAACTGGCTTACAATTGTAAAAATGGGCTCCCTTCAAACTCACCAACATCTGGCATCACTGAAACTATGCTCCTGACGAGCCAAACTGCAGTTTATGTCAATCAATTTCTGATTACTTATTTTAGCCAGCAGCCCTTGAACCTTGTTTGGTTGGAACCTGTACAAGGGTCATCATGGAAAAATTATCCTTCCACCATTTTAATTGGTAAAGTAAGTTCCTTTTGTTAA